One Glycine soja cultivar W05 chromosome 2, ASM419377v2, whole genome shotgun sequence genomic region harbors:
- the LOC114402248 gene encoding peptide methionine sulfoxide reductase-like isoform X3, giving the protein MNLLNRLGFGSARATENMDSSIPQGPDDDIPAPGQQFAEFGAGCFWGVELAFQRVPGVTKTEVGYTQGLVHNPTYEDVCTGTTNHSEVVRIQYDPKNCSYETLLDMFWSRHDPTTLNRQGNDVGTQYRSGIYYYTPEQEKAAKESLEQQQKQLNRKIVTEILPAKKFYRAEEYHQQYLEKGGRFGFKQSASKGCNDPIRCYG; this is encoded by the exons ATGAACCTGTTGAACAGACTCGGGTTTGGCAGCGCAAGAGCAACAGAGAACATGGATTCATCCATTCCTCAGGGTCCAGATGATGACATACCAGCACCAGGCCAGCAGTTTGCCGAGTTTGGTGCTGGCTGTTTTTGGGGTGTTGAGTTGGCcttccagagggtgcctggggTGACCAAGACAGAGGTTGGCTACACCCAGGGGCTTGTGCATAATCCAACCTATGAGGATGTGTGTACAGGGACCACCAACCACTCAGAGGTTGTAAGGATTCAATATGATCCAAAAAATTGCAGCTATGAGACTCTGCTTGACATGTTCTGGTCTAGACATGATCCTACCACTCTGAATAGACAG GGGAATGATGTGGGAACACAGTACAGATCTGGAATATACTACTACACGCCGGAACAAGAGAAGGCGGCCAAGGAGTCGTTGGAACAACAGCAGAAGCAGTTGAACAGGAAGATTGTCACTGAGATCCTTCCTGCCAAAAAGTTCTACAGGGCAGAGGAGTACCATCAACAGTACCTTGAGAAGGGTGGCCGATTTGGTTTCAAGCAATCTGCTTCTAAAGGCTGCAATGATCCAATCCGGTGCTACGGTTAA
- the LOC114402248 gene encoding peptide methionine sulfoxide reductase A1-like isoform X1: MLIKCLAAISSSYTTTSNSLLVFASSSLSSPAKTKFLPSLSRFSVKRPYFLSQTYPRIAVNKPSMNLLNRLGFGSARATENMDSSIPQGPDDDIPAPGQQFAEFGAGCFWGVELAFQRVPGVTKTEVGYTQGLVHNPTYEDVCTGTTNHSEVVRIQYDPKNCSYETLLDMFWSRHDPTTLNRQGNDVGTQYRSGIYYYTPEQEKAAKESLEQQQKQLNRKIVTEILPAKKFYRAEEYHQQYLEKGGRFGFKQSASKGCNDPIRCYG, translated from the exons ATGTTAATCAAATGCTTAGCAGCAATCAGCAGCAGCTACACCACCACGTCCAATTCCCTTTTAGTGTTTGCTTCCTCTTCCCTCTCCAGTCCTGCAAAAACCAAGTTCCTGCCCTCACTTTCTAGATTTTCTGTCAAGCGTCCGTACTTCCTTTCCCAAACTTATCCGCGCATTGCTGTGAACAAGCCCTCCATGAACCTGTTGAACAGACTCGGGTTTGGCAGCGCAAGAGCAACAGAGAACATGGATTCATCCATTCCTCAGGGTCCAGATGATGACATACCAGCACCAGGCCAGCAGTTTGCCGAGTTTGGTGCTGGCTGTTTTTGGGGTGTTGAGTTGGCcttccagagggtgcctggggTGACCAAGACAGAGGTTGGCTACACCCAGGGGCTTGTGCATAATCCAACCTATGAGGATGTGTGTACAGGGACCACCAACCACTCAGAGGTTGTAAGGATTCAATATGATCCAAAAAATTGCAGCTATGAGACTCTGCTTGACATGTTCTGGTCTAGACATGATCCTACCACTCTGAATAGACAG GGGAATGATGTGGGAACACAGTACAGATCTGGAATATACTACTACACGCCGGAACAAGAGAAGGCGGCCAAGGAGTCGTTGGAACAACAGCAGAAGCAGTTGAACAGGAAGATTGTCACTGAGATCCTTCCTGCCAAAAAGTTCTACAGGGCAGAGGAGTACCATCAACAGTACCTTGAGAAGGGTGGCCGATTTGGTTTCAAGCAATCTGCTTCTAAAGGCTGCAATGATCCAATCCGGTGCTACGGTTAA
- the LOC114402248 gene encoding peptide methionine sulfoxide reductase A1-like isoform X2 → MRICGAAISSSYTTTSNSLLVFASSSLSSPAKTKFLPSLSRFSVKRPYFLSQTYPRIAVNKPSMNLLNRLGFGSARATENMDSSIPQGPDDDIPAPGQQFAEFGAGCFWGVELAFQRVPGVTKTEVGYTQGLVHNPTYEDVCTGTTNHSEVVRIQYDPKNCSYETLLDMFWSRHDPTTLNRQGNDVGTQYRSGIYYYTPEQEKAAKESLEQQQKQLNRKIVTEILPAKKFYRAEEYHQQYLEKGGRFGFKQSASKGCNDPIRCYG, encoded by the exons ATGAGAATTTGTGGAGCAG CAATCAGCAGCAGCTACACCACCACGTCCAATTCCCTTTTAGTGTTTGCTTCCTCTTCCCTCTCCAGTCCTGCAAAAACCAAGTTCCTGCCCTCACTTTCTAGATTTTCTGTCAAGCGTCCGTACTTCCTTTCCCAAACTTATCCGCGCATTGCTGTGAACAAGCCCTCCATGAACCTGTTGAACAGACTCGGGTTTGGCAGCGCAAGAGCAACAGAGAACATGGATTCATCCATTCCTCAGGGTCCAGATGATGACATACCAGCACCAGGCCAGCAGTTTGCCGAGTTTGGTGCTGGCTGTTTTTGGGGTGTTGAGTTGGCcttccagagggtgcctggggTGACCAAGACAGAGGTTGGCTACACCCAGGGGCTTGTGCATAATCCAACCTATGAGGATGTGTGTACAGGGACCACCAACCACTCAGAGGTTGTAAGGATTCAATATGATCCAAAAAATTGCAGCTATGAGACTCTGCTTGACATGTTCTGGTCTAGACATGATCCTACCACTCTGAATAGACAG GGGAATGATGTGGGAACACAGTACAGATCTGGAATATACTACTACACGCCGGAACAAGAGAAGGCGGCCAAGGAGTCGTTGGAACAACAGCAGAAGCAGTTGAACAGGAAGATTGTCACTGAGATCCTTCCTGCCAAAAAGTTCTACAGGGCAGAGGAGTACCATCAACAGTACCTTGAGAAGGGTGGCCGATTTGGTTTCAAGCAATCTGCTTCTAAAGGCTGCAATGATCCAATCCGGTGCTACGGTTAA
- the LOC114402274 gene encoding uncharacterized protein LOC114402274 — protein sequence MGNCLRRQSRIGYSTDDDEDWEDFRAAAAASGGVKKSTREVKIKITKKQLVELVGKVEVKELRMEQVLAHLMNHSLQRPWRPALQSIPEDH from the coding sequence ATGGGCAATTGCTTGAGGCGCCAATCGCGGATCGGATACTCCACCGACGACGATGAGGACTGGGAGGATTTTCGGGCGGCGGCGGCGGCAAGCGGTGGTGTTAAGAAATCGACGAGAGAGGTGAAAATTAAGATAACGAAGAAGCAGTTGGTGGAGTTGGTTGGTAAAGTTGAGGTAAAGGAGTTGAGAATGGAACAGGTTTTGGCACACTTGATGAATCACTCTCTTCAACGTCCATGGAGGCCTGCTCTTCAAAGCATTCCAGAAGATCATTAA